AACATGCCTAGGGCTAGGGCATCAACAAGAAAATTGTGCCAAACCTCCAACAAGTCCTACGTCAAGCAGTGAACTGATCGGCGTAAATGATCAAGTAAGTAGACATGCCAAGTacagaatacttatattatatttttcaacataacaacaTATGCTGTTTTATCGCCCTAAACATGGAATCCCTACGATAAAATATTCCATGGTTACATGGAAGTAAACAGTATTACTTCCATGTAAACATGGAATTACAGTAAGTCCCTATTGTTATGATcatgtttgtaagaaaaaaatactaatgcattgcaatctacttacaggtggaatgtagccggacgaataaaattaatgaaacttgtttaaaCACCGGAGAACCCCATTTTCCAGACCAGATCATCGATCCAGAGGTgaaaaaacgaattattgaatTAGGACTAGGACCCTATCAACCAGTTGGCCCATTTCCATATGATGGAAAACAAGGTAGGTCCTTTTCAGACAATTATTTTACCCTGAAGTCAAAGTCTGGGCTCAAACTGAAAAGAACTTGGTTGTGCTATTCGTCCAAATTGGATTGTGTTTATTGCCAACCTTGCTGGTTGTTTCCCCAGAAAGGACCTGTAGGAGGATGGGATTCAGGATTAAGGGACTGGAAACATTTGTCTGATCGCATAAAGACACATGAGAATTCACAGCACCATGCTGATTCCTGCTTGGTTTATGAGCAATGGCGACGTCATGGCTCAATAGACGATGCACTAGAAAAAGGTTTGAAGGAGGAGCGGAATTTTTGGAGGAAAGTTTTGAAGAGGGTCTTAGATGTCTCCCTTATGTTGGCAACATGCAACCTTCCTTTTCGTGGAGACAGTTGGCATATCACTGatagaaataaaggtaattttctatCATTGATTGAATTGCTGTCAAAATATGACACTATCCTAGAAGATCTAATTACAAGGCCAAGTGGTACTGTTAATTATCTCAGTCCAACaattcagaatgaaattatttctctgaTGGCTAGTGAAGTGCTTAGTGGAATTAAAGAAGAGCTTTTGAGTGCGccttttttctccataatttacgACACAACACAAGATGTAAGTAAAGTAGATCAGTTAAGCGAAGTTTTTCGCTATGTAAAGATTGACCATGACCAACTCGGAAAACCTTGTgagttgagaatttgtgaaacgttTACATCTTTCACAGCAGTTACTGACCAAACCGCTTCGGGGCTAGAAGACGTcatcataaaatcaatttcagaaaaaGGCCTTGACATAACAAAATGCAGAGGACAAGGATACGATGGTGCATCGGTCATGAGTGGTGTGTGTAATGGAGTACACAAAAGAGAATCCAAGAACTTGCACCCCATGCCTATTTCATTCACTGTGCCAGCCATAATTTGAATCTGGTTCTTAAAGATGCCGTTGAATGCAATCGAGAAATAGCACAATTTTTTGAGACggtgcaaaatatttacagtttttttggccACAGCATTGTTCGGTGGCAAGAACTAAAAGTCGTTTCTGGTTGTACAGAGAATCCGAAGGCTCCTATTCCTAAAGACAAGGTAACATTAAAGACTTTAAACCCTACACGTTGGGCAGGGAGATATGAAGCTGTGTACGCTTTAAAGGAAAGGTTCGGTGATGTAATGaaagccttaaataaaataattttgacaagcaaaaagccaaaggaaaggaatgaagctgaggggctcaaaaaaaggttagaatcttttagttttgttttgctcttgACTGTCCAGTGCAAAATATTAGGGGAAATAAACATTGCCTCAAAATCCTTGCAAACGGAATCTATTGATTTAATGACAGCGTACGATCTCCTAGGCAATGCTTTATTGAAAGTAACCGAACTTCGTTGGTCCTTTGAAGAAGTCTGTAGTGAAGCAGAAGAAGTATGTTCAAAATGGGGGATTACGATTACCCATGAATTTATTGGCCAACGTGCAAGAAAGGTAAAAAAGCACTTTGATGAACTTTGTGAAGACCAAAGACTGACAGATCCTAAAAGCAATTTCAGAGTGACAATATTCTTCCCAATGGTTGATACTATAGTGTCACAAATTGACAACCGTTTTAAAGGCATGAAGCAAGTGATTGATGCCTATAAAATTGTTCACCCTTCTTTCCTGGCCTCATGTTCAGATGAAGAACTGCGTTGTGaagctgataattttgtaagcagattttcAGATGATGTAACGCCATTGTTCAAAGCTCAGATTTTATCAGTAAGGAATGCTTTTCAATCCAGATTAAAGGatttcaaagaagtaaaagaagtTGCAAATCTCCTACTCATTGAAAACAGTTCCCTAGCATCAACCTACCCGGATGTACTAACAGCATGCTTTATGTACCTCACAGTCCCTGTGACAGTAGCCAAAGCAGAGAgatcattctcaaaattaaaactcatcaaaaactaCCTGCGAAGCTCCATGTCCCAACAACGTCTCACTGATTTGGCTCttttgtctattgaaaatgacagagcccgaaaaatagattttgaccgaattattgatgtttttgctagtgtcaagtcaagaagaaagtctttttagtaagttcagttgcattctcactatcaaactagttgggcaattttaaacttgagaatgagtgggtattaccaccattgatcatatataattaatagtattaccagtattaccataaacaccataaataaatatacaatttattgtgtattcaaaggtattacataattaatgatattacttgtatgtttatctactaaactacattgcttggatgtaggcctaagaagagactaaaaagttttaaaacatcagcacttatgtctttatttatttattatctattgtgaataaaatttgaaaaaataattatgttttttcattttcctttcagcactataaatagaataccaatcacaatggtaagctgaaaaaataatggctctaaaaaccaaactaatggcACCAGGGCCAGGAgtcatacaaatttgcatataaaatcattaccagtttatgacttaccgtagaaatttgtaaacatagtttaagcaaacaattaagtattatagatttaataagaaaaaaaggtaataataataggataataataaaaaaatgcacataaattctaagcctaaagatccaattactgtatgcttatatctattaattaaaaaaagtgcgaaatatataacaaaggggGGCCCCGAATGGACTTTCTGCCCCGGGGCCTCCAAGGGCCTAGCTACGGGCCTGTTACAATGTAGTGATTTTATCTGTTGAAAATAGAATTATATGGTCTCAAATTTTTACTcatgtttagttatatttgttactagttagtatatttatttattatttgtactaatatttatttaggaTTAGTTGAAATAGGTTGGTATCAATTTGCTGAATGTAGTGAATTGAAACCCAGCACTTCAACAATCAAGAAAACATTTCATTCTTTATCAGTTTTTATCTCTATCTGTACATATGACACTATTACATTTGTTATGCAGTGAAAAATAACAGTTTGCCTGTCGTTCAGTTTCTCTGTACATGGTACAGAGTCCATATTTTCTGTCTGATTTTGCaatacagtttattttgtaaatgtaaaatatacgtaCATTATCCAAACCAATTTATTGGACCCAAAGAAGTAAAAAACTACTAAACAATCATTTTCAGTAATTAGTATTCAATGGTTCTTGATAGtgaagccattaaaaaaaaaggATACTTAGTGTACATGtataatgtaatgaaaacaaaattaaagctcAATTCCATTTAAATGTAACCAAAGGTGGTAAAACCACTGATAAAATCAGTGAATAACGAAACTGcttcaagtattttattatgtaatggAACTTTTTAAGTTGAATATATCATATGATTTATGGTTTACCCATATTTGATACTGAACATGTTTGTAGTAGAGCcctatgtagaaaaataatgtccctaataataatttctataactTTTTTGTTCTGGTTTTGTTTTCAAGGGATCTTTAATAAAACCAGACACATCTATACTGTATAGATCTTGCTCAagctaaaacaaatattacaataataatttgatattgtgAAAATCTAAAATGTAAGTGAATTGAATTCACTCAATTCCAGCGTTTAAAAGTCAAAGTGAACAAACTATGGTTCTCCACTCtatttaagtttactaaaactttcaaCACTAACAGAGTACAATATACACTAATAATCATTCTCTGCATTACACTGATGAAGTGATGCAAGTCCCTTACTTGTATGAAAACAGTTTTCAACCAGCAGTAAAGTGACACCTCAAGAATATAAAGGCAaggtaaagtcaataaataactCAAACTCCCTAAAGATATTCTGAATTTCAGTTTTTGAATCATTCAGACAGCTTTCTTCTGGAGCCTAAATAATCTGTTCAGTCTGCAAGGACGTAACCAGCGAAGGATAGTAGGCCAGCTGCTTTCCTCCCCCTCGgaagcaaaattataaaaaatggttatTCAATTTTGTTGCTggcatttattattatgttaataattttaaaaaatacttaaactattgaaaataattaagaaattagaGTAGTGTATCGTTATTTTATTGTCGATTGAAATTATCGTCCACAACTATTTTTTAGAGGACAAcagaaaaatactacaaatacgATAATTATCATAATCGTGCATCTCACAACACTGATCTAGAGCCACCTAGCGACTGGTAGAGGACAATGTCAGCCAGTTAGTGGGATTCAAGAGAGATCTTTAGCAAACTCTATAAGTCTACAGGCGGCAGCCAATGAGAGAAAAAGGAATCTTCTACAAGGGTCTCTGCCGTCCCCCCTCAGTCAAGTGAGTTTTGCATCACTATATAAACTTACCCACCCACCACTAGTTGATAAGTATTTTAGTTAAGCTGTTGATGTTTACTGTTTTTTAACAACCtattgttcaaatttatttcagttatagtttattattttaccttCTTATTTACGTTTGAAGAACACTGAGGCTGCGTTATAATAGATATAAGAAACTAGttccaaaaatgtaaattaagtaaTTCTTCAGTTTCTTTAGAAACtaaatctttaattaaatcttctttatactttttaatgttatactaaaatgttgcttttatttgtatgaatatattaataagtaGGAACTGGgatgtatagttttatatttgatcAGAGAATTTGGCTACTGTGTGTATTATTTAACaatggtttgtaatttttttaatagtatgtcaattattattattgtcaggCAGAAAACCTCTCAAACCGAAAAAGGATCAAGACGACAGTAATGAAATTGGAAAAGTAGTGATTGTGATGAAGATGGAACTAAACTGACCGAACCATCGGATTCTGTGGCTATAATGAAAAAAGTGTCTAGATTCACCCCTACACATAGCTGTCCCTGGGACATTTAGTATTGCTACAGTTATAGGAGTTTTGAGATCATTCATGTTAAGATAATAAGATGAAGTTTAAAGATAAACAtgaatatttgtagaaaaatcATCGGCAGTTGCTACCACCAAACTTCAACAGCTGCTGCAAAGTGTTCGTTGATAATGCTACAGTTGATTTACAGTGATTAAAGAAAGcaattaatattatcatatagTATTTCTTGTATTGGAACTCATGATTTGCCACTTACAGGAAAGGAAGGAGATAAGGGAGTTATCTTTAACGTTTGAAATCTGAGAATTGGCTCTATGATGAGAAGCTGTAATAGTGGATTAAAACAGCAGATATTGCTAGAAAAAAAACAGGTTTCTATCAGATTGTGATTTTATGATGAGAATCAAGAAAACATCAGAGGAATTTGTAGGCTATGTTGAGCTGAAATCTCAAGATGGCACTACAATGGCTAATGCAATTCATTTCTTTTAGATGAACAGAATATTTCAGCAGAGAATTGTGAGGATTTTGACGGATTTTCTACTATGGCTGGAACACAAGGCATGTTATCCTCATTTTAAATGCTTTCCCATCCACTATGGCTATTGATGAATGATCTTTTAGTACCCTTCAAAGGGCAAAGATAAGGGAGGGGACAGATTGACTGGGTTGTGTTTGATTCATCAGAAATTctgtaatgaaaatgaaaatcaGGTAAATTGAAAAAGGACCATGGCATGCCTCCCTCCCAGGTTTTAACCCTGGGTACACCCTAACCAGTTCGTATTTGGCACAGCTACCCTAAACTCATTCCACATGCAAGATGTGGATAAATGAGCCCATAATAGGCCATTCTTAGTAcataaattaacaacatttaataaaactgtgCATGGCATAAATACCAGATGTAACCATACTGTGAACTTGGGCAATCTGGTCATCCCAGGTTAGACCTCAATCAAGGATAAATCTTATGAACTTTTGGATCTATCTTCTAGGTTGATACCATCTATCATTATAACAGATCAAATCAATCTATCTTTGTTATGAATAGAAATTGATAAGTGAAGATTGTGGAAACACTGCAAAATATCTAAAACTGAGCTGGCAGCTTTAGGACATGCCTCTGGTGAAAGGCAGTTTTGGAACAGACTGTGAGCAACTTACCTGGCAGCAAAAGCTTTAACATGCACTTCTGGCATATTTCTGatcacaaaattacaataattaaaagtgGAAGAACAAGTGATTATGCCTGCAGCAGTTTAATGTGCTTTTGTAAGAGTCATTCCAATATTGTAGAGAATGGCCACTGAATTGTCATGAATTTTTAACCTGGTTATATGTCTCTTTATCTAAAATGATCTTCAGTTATGTGAAGATCCTATGATGTCCGTAACTCTTTGTAAAAACACTCACTTGggtttaacaaaaaaatacaaactaacaTAAAAAcagcaatataatattatttttatggataCATAATAAATTCACAGGATAAAGTATAAACAATCAGAAGTAGTGTAGTACAAAGgcataaaagtacaaaaatatgtatttaggcATTACAAGTGTATTAAATAGTTCAGTTCTTCACTTATGTAGCCTTTCCATCTGGATGACGTTCAACAAGCATGCCTACACCCTGAAAACAAGCAACACATCTAGATATAAAACAGGTTTTACTTCACAAACaggaaacttattaaataatcaaacacaTTCAAGAGATTCATCACTTTTCAAGCATTATTTATAGATCTAAAAGCATTACATATTCTTCTTAATGGACATTTGAGTAGTAAAGACTTCTTAAGGTAATTTTTCCAATTCAACAAAAATCATGTAAGAAGATTACAGAGAACTACAAAGTATGCCAACATACTTAAAATtacaacatgttttattttgttaaaaacccTTGTATTGTTCATGCTTTCAATGTTcacaaaactgtaaatataaagaTCAGGTGGGTTTTTCAAAGGTAGTCCTGTATTGGTGGATGTCCCTACCTTGGAGCAACTCGCAATACAATCAACAGTACAAGGTAATCTTGAgattaacacattggagtcttgctcgctatttgctgtttttatagcctggtctgcataaattaatgggttttcagattttttttgagaaaactgttccaatattatgtatatgatattatattttcttgaaagttctatctttcctctttaaattgatatgtaaaactgtattcctataaaatctaattaatttttaaaaaaatttcaaaacttacattttttgaagaaaaataaaaactcccgcatgtcttgtgttacttgaaaactaacttttgaataaataaaacaagtaatttcaatttttttaaaggcatttactatatacatatttacaaataattttaattgccaaaaaattctcaaatgctaaaaaaatcacacaaaatccTTTTTAGTGTGATACTCTTGGAAACAGTCAGGTAGGCAGAGTGCCACATTACAGTCCTTGCAGTAGAACCTGCTGAAATCCGGATCATCATCGGTGTCATCAACAATATCAGAGTCCGTATCTAACTCTAATTCAGCTAATATACTGCCCTCTTCCATTGTTTTTTGAAACACGCGCCTCTCCATGATTGTTGTCGTAGATAGACTGACGACGCACCAGGCCATGTCAGTCgctaaacaaaagcctcaagcgggtatgacgtagtagcgcctagcggaatttttctgaactaaccaacaaagctggctttctaatgcagcagacggcactcgaatatcactcgggcaactccgtatatcaatcggcaaagctgtgctcgagttACGCTCGAGCGCCGGCAGGGTGATTAAACAATGGCGCTCGAGTCTagctcgagcgtagactcgaatgtgttatACAAACAGGATAAAATCGAACAATTCGAGCCCtctaaagatatttttacacaacTCACTATAGTTCACTTTTGGAAGAATTCTGACAGTTCTTACTGATCTAATCACTTGAACTTGTATTTAAACCTGTGACTGGTGCATTTTTTTGAGTCGTATCCGAAAAAGTGAGTTTTTTCTTTACAGTATTTTGTTATAcagtgtcatcgaaaaataatgcctagatttaataaaattataacatcaaaacctttcatgttaaatgagtaattctttcactggacgataactggtgaacgcaagttttgtttttagttcgtctgattGTGTTTCCCTGTCTTTGTGATGCGCAGACAAGCTGCGCAATCGTCAAGGTCAGCCGGCCACAAACGTGCCGCCGCTCAGTACGATGTTGACCGTGCAACAAAAAGTTTCACATAAATGGATAtgtaaatcgtcacaattgccatgtatggggatcgcaacagccaaacgaaatccacgagtatgtgcgtgattctcccaaactcaatgtgtggtgcgcgttatttcatgacaaagttattggccctttcttttttgtagaaaaaaccattacaggcctagtttacctggacatgcttgaactgtttgtgttcccccaattagacgatatcgaacaacagactggacagcgaatcatttttatgcaagatggggctccacctcactaccatcgcgaggtacgcgctgcactaaacgcacacttcccaaacggttggattggtagagcagcccccatttcatggcctcctagaagtcctgatcttacccctttggatttctttttctgagggaacataaaaaataaagtttacgcagaaaagattcgggatttagaccatcttcgggagcgaatttcttccgcaatcttaactgttacgccagatatgattggacgcacgtggcaggaagttgactacagacttgatatctgcagggcaacgaacggtgctcacattgaaacatactaaggtatgaaaaaaaaatgtatttctttccgcacattttaagactacaacctttaaattacctttaatagttttttttatgacagttatttaaaatctaggcattatttttcgatgaccctgtataTTAGGTTAATTATACTGGTTTATAATCAATGAAACATCATTTCAAGATTGTATTGTGATCTGATTCAAAAATTCATGGCttcagcatattgaatcaatcATTTGACCATCATGGATTGAAGAATTAAACATGATGACATAAATGAAGGAAAATACTGGTTTTAATACTGACTGCTCTAAGACACCATGGAGAGTTTCTACGTAACAAAAAAGGACATTTACATAACATACAATCCTGTGCATTTAAGATAAGATAAAATACCAACTAAAATAAATAGGATAAAATACTGCCCTCTGTCTTTAAGATAAGATAAAAACCAACTATTTGGCAAACCTCGAATATATACAACTATATTACTTACGTACTGTCGTTCatctgaataaaaatatgtttgtttatgatGCATTTCAATGCAACTGTGTTATCAGCTTGTTCATCAAATGAAAGTTTTTTATTAACCAGAAGACATTGTCAGATGAGGTGAAATATAACACATCAcagaaaacacacaaaacattcaatatataaaagaatacaaaaacattaaagaaaatgtgaggctaaaatatttatttttatttactgaatctTTTTgtgtctttatattttttaaacactcaaaataataataactattatgtGAGAATagtgaaactaaaataaacagaaacatatcatatatacaattaataaccAATACTACAGCACCAGGTTCAGTACCGATAATAAGTTACTCACCTGTCCTCCGGCAGCACAAGCTGCAATGAGGGCAAACTGCCCATCCTCTCGTATCAGCCTGTTGGCTGCATGGACAGTCAGCCGCACTCCTGTAATATGTCCAATGTTTGAGTTAAATAtcattatcaaataaattattatgactgTCATTACTGCAATTATAAACTGAATGAtgaatctaatatatatacaaccgcatgtgtaactgactgactgactgactcactcactcactcacgtatactaattctaacctacttccagatgagttagagacttgaaatttggtacacagatagctttccacgtgtaaccaccaggaaaatcccgaaaagtgagaatttttcattttcaacccctcaaaaaaaatcccaaaaaatcgcgcattcttcacccctgcaggcattttttgtaagcccgatagcgggcgaaccgttggagctagctcggatctgacggaaaattcatggtcaggaatgaagtgaactacaaaaaaggtctaatgactttttgctctatcttccatggttaagcgacaaaacgctcgaacatttgaaattccagagattttttcgataaaaataatgtttcaagcccgatagcggccgaaccgttggtcgtagctcaaatctgattgacccatcaaattagcaaattgcgtgatctacagaaaaggtccagtaatcttttgccctatctcgattggtttggccgaaaaacgtgattatgtacaattttgttgtaacttttacgcgaaacttttgtttttggggtcgatagcggcgaaaccattggtcggaggtcaaaataagactaacgttttatttaggaaataagatgacctacaaaaaaggtccagtgactttttactatatttcccttagtttgaccgcaaaacgcgattaagtgaaaaatattggacattttcgcctaaaaatttacattccgggcttgatagcggctaaacggttggtcgtaactcaaaacaaattttaaacgggatttaggaaatcacgtgatctacagaaaaggttcagtgacttcgggagttggctgagcgttagctaagcgtcaatagtagatagggacagaggaatatttattatgttcacagacacaataccctctaaaaaaggcccaagtgtgtcattaacccccggtaatattaacccccccccggggatttcctggtatgacctgataacctcctgtacattcaaccccctgatgtgttaacccccctggtaacattaaacccccccagggaatttcctgccatgacctcatgtccgaattttaccagtcaccaaatctcttaaccccccccccctgggaagatcctggtatgaccagataaccccctggagacttatcccccggtaacgttaaccccccctgggaatttgttcatatgaccagacaatatcctgacgaaattaaaccccctcttgtcttaacctccttaacattaatcacccacccagggaatttctcgccttgactagatagtctcctggtgatattaaaccccctgttcgacttaaaatactgccttgaggtcggtttttattatgtttatactaaacaattcaagatagctgacccgtgcagacttttctcccgagctcatttctggctaaaccataggtcgtagatcagatctgagggcacaatcgaaagacaaaattaaatttccaacaagaaaggtccagtcactttttgtcgtatctctaacggttaagccgtaaaatgctctttaaatcaaaactttggttaaaattaaccACCCTACTTtcgtaaacgactgactagtatacgtctactggagcacatcgtgaattggctgagcgttagcgaaggtaacattaaacccccctggaatttccttatatgaccatataacctcctgagtaaattaaaccccccgacgtgttaaccaccctggtaacattaaccctccccctagggaatttcctggcatgacctcatgtccgaattctaacaatcaccaaatctcttaaccccccccctgggaatttcctggcatgacatcatgtccgattTTTTACGATCACCAAATCTCTAAgtccccct
The window above is part of the Homalodisca vitripennis isolate AUS2020 unplaced genomic scaffold, UT_GWSS_2.1 ScUCBcl_5416;HRSCAF=12115, whole genome shotgun sequence genome. Proteins encoded here:
- the LOC124373374 gene encoding zinc finger MYM-type protein 1-like; this translates as MKRSYQSGAKKRQDKKKREEDASKCSSTLSAWLCPTTSTTTTKSTNVTSTSSTETRPIIASVPGNEIEEEVTAQDNAEESIDEEVTCLGLGHQQENCAKPPTSPTSSSELIGVNDQVECSRTNKINETCLNTGEPHFPDQIIDPEVKKRIIELGLGPYQPVGPFPYDGKQGRSFSDNYFTLKSKSGLKLKRTWLCYSSKLDCVYCQPCWLFPQKGPVGGWDSGLRDWKHLSDRIKTHENSQHHADSCLVYEQWRRHGSIDDALEKGLKEERNFWRKVLKRVLDVSLMLATCNLPFRGDSWHITDRNKGNFLSLIELLSKYDTILEDLITRPSGTVNYLSPTIQNEIISLMASEVLSGIKEELLSAPFFSIIYDTTQDVSKVDQLSEVFRYVKIDHDQLGKPCELRICETFTSFTAVTDQTASGLEDVIIKSISEKGLDITKCRGQGYDGASVMSGVCNGVHKRESKNLHPMPISFTVPAII
- the LOC124373375 gene encoding probable 3-ketoacyl-CoA thiolase, producing MTVIIIYLIMIFNSNIGHITGVRLTVHAANRLIREDGQFALIAACAAGGQGVGMLVERHPDGKAT